In Triticum urartu cultivar G1812 unplaced genomic scaffold, Tu2.1 TuUngrouped_contig_5188, whole genome shotgun sequence, the following are encoded in one genomic region:
- the LOC125528892 gene encoding protein NRT1/ PTR FAMILY 4.6-like, which yields MELEGCVDWRGNDVDRRKHGGIKATIFLYVLVVLRSCPNSANFSLVAYFHRILHLDIVTSSAVITYLVGAIFFFAALMNFIAGAYIQRTTAIFVFSPLAVLGYMLLALQAYLPSLHPLDCEINKEPNNCESAKGWSLTLLYLSLLMFAIGEGCMRACIPLLGGDQFSNDDPKETHLKSTFLSWIKFANSVGALMGLVFLVWIENNLGWALGFMISALIVLVGLFVAASGLPFYRTQKPNGSPLKGILQVLVTSSKKRQVATIDVIELQEIGAADSVDGEGKSESKSTGTTQVEELTKAITRMLPIFISCLLIYLPFTLLMTLTIQVGSTMDKGIGVIQIPSASLIAIPTAFHMLMQPCYRQILTPLLKRFTGHTHGITPLQSIGAGSVCGVAAACLAALVETRRLTVAEQHGLTLTGAGVPMSVFWLVLQFFLLSIMDAASFSGLIEFIKSESSPEMKLIAPAMQSIVAGIAAWLACAFIQLANNASRHRDGGRGWLDGADFNRTRLDRFFLLLAGFEFVALINYAFWARRYAKKQRSSGV from the exons CTACATCTGGATATTGTGACCTCCTCAGCTGTGATCACCTATCTGGTCGGTGCAATATTCTTCTTTGCTGCCCTGATGAACTTTATCGCTGGCGCATATATCCAGCGAACCACTGCTATATTTGTATTCAGTCCCCTTGCAGTCCTG GGCTATATGTTGCTAGCATTGCAGGCATACTTGCCTTCACTACATCCTCTGGATTGTGAGATAAACAAAGAACCAAACAACTGTGAGTCAGCTAAAGGTTGGAGCTTAACACTGCTCTACTTGAGCTTATTAATGTTTGCCATCGGAGAAGGCTGCATGCGTGCTTGCATACCATTGCTTGGTGGAGATCAGTTCAGCAATGATGATCCAAAAGAAACACATCTCAAGAGTACGTTCTTGAGCTGGATCAAGTTTGCAAACTCCGTTGGAGCACTCATGGGATTGGTATTCTTAGTCTGGATCGagaacaatttgggctgggccctTGGCTTTATGATATCTGCACTTATTGTACTTGTAGGGCTGTTTGTGGCAGCCAGTGGACTGCCTTTCTATAGAACACAGAAGCCTAATGGAAGTCCTCTAAAGGGAATATTGCAG GTTCTTGTCACTTCATCAAAGAAGAGGCAGGTTGCTACCATAGATGTTATCGAGCTGCAGGAGATAGGAGCGGCCGATAGTGTTGATGGGGAAGGCAAATCTGAGAGCAAGAGCACTGG CACCACTCAGGTCGAGGAGTTAACAAAGGCCATCACCCGAATGCTTCCAATCTTCATCAGCTGCTTGCTCATCTACCTGCCCTTCACGCTGCTAATGACACTAACGATACAAGTCGGCAGCACCATGGACAAAGGGATAGGCGTGATCCAGATACCTTCCGCCTCTCTAATTGCAATCCCAACAGCATTTCACATGCTTATGCAACCATGCTACAGGCAGATATTGACGCCACTGCTAAAAAGATTTACAGGCCACACACACGGAATCACCCCACTGCAGAGTATCGGTGCTGGCTCGGTGTGCGGGGTAGCAGCAGCATGCCTTGCGGCGTTAGTGGAAACAAGAAGGCTGACAGTCGCAGAACAGCACGGGCTAACATTGACAGGAGCAGGTGTCCCGATGTCCGTGTTCTGGTTGGTGCTGCAATTCTTCCTGCTAAGCATCATGGATGCAGCATCCTTCAGCGGACTGATTGAGTTCATAAAGAGCGAGTCATCTCCGGAAATGAAGCTGATAGCACCGGCCATGCAGTCCATCGTTGCTGGAATAGCAGCCTGGTTAGCATGTGCCTTCATACAGCTAGCGAACAATGCTTCACGGCACAGGGATGGCGGAAGAGGGTGGCTAGATGGAGCAGACTTCAACAGGACGCGCCTTGATCGTTTCTTCTTGTTGCTGGCAGGCTTTGAGTTTGTGGCACTCATCAACTATGCTTTCTGGGCGAGGAGATATGCCAAGAAGCAACGGAGCAGTGGTGTTTGA